A genome region from Hevea brasiliensis isolate MT/VB/25A 57/8 chromosome 9, ASM3005281v1, whole genome shotgun sequence includes the following:
- the LOC110660165 gene encoding COP9 signalosome complex subunit 2-like isoform X1, translating to MGSDADMEDYGFEYSDEEPEEQDVDVENQYYNSKGVVETDPEGALAGFAKVFSMEPEKAEWGFKALKQTVKLYYRLGKYKEMMDAYREMLTYVKSAVTRNYSEKCINNIMDFVSGSASQNFGLLQEFYQTTLKALEEAKNERLWFKTNLKLCKIWFDMGEYGRMSKILKELHKSCQREDGTDDQKKGSQLLEVYAIEIQMYTENKNNKKLKQLYQRALTVKSAIPHPRIMGIIRECGGKMHMAERQWAEAATDFFEAFKNYDEAGNQRRIQCLKYLVLANMLMESEVNPFDGQEAKPYKNDPEILAMTNLIAAHQRNEILEFENILKSNRRTIMDDPFIRNYIEDLLKNVRTQVLLKLIKPYTRIRIPFVSKELNVPEKDVERLLVSLILDNRIDGHIDQVNRLLERADRSKGMKKYTAIEKWDTQLRSLYQTISNRVY from the exons ATGGGTTCAG ATGCTGATATGGAGGATTATGGGTTCGAGTACTCGGACGAGGAGCCTGAGGAACAGGACGTTGACGTCGAGAACCAATATTACAACTCCAAAG GTGTGGTTGAAACGGACCCGGAAGGAGCACTTGCGGGTTTTGCCAAAGTTTTTAGTATGGAACCGGAGAAGGCAGAGTG GGGGTTCAAAGCTTTGAAACAAACCGTTAAGCTTTATTATCGTTTGGGAAAGTATAAAGAAATGATGGATGCTTACAGGGAGATGCTTACATACGTTAAATCAGCAGTCACCCGCAACTACAGTGAGAAATGTATAAACAACATCATGGACTTCGTTTCTGGATCAGCTAGTCAGAATTTTGGCCTCCTGCAAGAATTTTATCAAACCACCTTAAAGGCTCTGGAAGAAGCAAAGAATGAG AGACTTTGGTTCAAAACAAATCTTAAGCTCTGCAAGATATGGTTTGATATGGGTGAATATGGGCGGATGAGCAAG ATTCTGAAAGAACTCCATAAATCTTGTCAACGAGAAGATGGCACAGATGACCAGAAGAAAGGCAGTCAACTTCTGGAGGTATATGCAATTGAGATTCAAATGTACACTGAGAACAAGAACAACAAAAAGCTTAAG CAATTATACCAAAGGGCACTGACAGTCAAGTCAGCAATTCCACATCCAAGGATAATGGGGATAATTCGAGAATGTGGTGGGAAGATGCATATGGCAGAGCGTCAATGGGCTGAGGCAGCGACAGATTTCTTTGAAGCTTTTAAGAATTACGATGAAGCTGGGAACCAAAGACGCATACAATGCTTAAA ATACCTGGTACTGGCTAATATGCTGATGGAATCTGAAGTGAATCCATTTGATGGTCAAGAGGCAAAGCC ATATAAAAATGATCCTGAGATTTTGGCGATGACAAACCTCATAGCAGCACATCAACGGAATGAAATATTGGAATTTGAGAATATCCTCAAG AGTAACAGAAGGACAATAATGGATGATCCATTCATACGGAATTATATTGAAGATCTATTGAAGAATGTCAGAACTCAAGTGCTGCTTAAGCTTATTAAACCTTATACAAGAATTCGGATTCCATTCGTATCCAAG GAACTCAATGTACCAGAAAAAGATGTTGAGCGACTGTTGGTTTCACTAATATTGGATAATCGTATTGATGGACATATTGATCAAGTGAACAGGCTATTAGAGCGCGCAGACAG GTCAAAGGGAATGAAGAAGTATACTGCCATCGAGAAATGGGACACACAACTTAGATCACTTTATCAAACTATCAGCAACCGTGTGTACTGA
- the LOC110660165 gene encoding COP9 signalosome complex subunit 2-like isoform X2 produces MKQMMQLERCHLQQGFKALKQTVKLYYRLGKYKEMMDAYREMLTYVKSAVTRNYSEKCINNIMDFVSGSASQNFGLLQEFYQTTLKALEEAKNERLWFKTNLKLCKIWFDMGEYGRMSKILKELHKSCQREDGTDDQKKGSQLLEVYAIEIQMYTENKNNKKLKQLYQRALTVKSAIPHPRIMGIIRECGGKMHMAERQWAEAATDFFEAFKNYDEAGNQRRIQCLKYLVLANMLMESEVNPFDGQEAKPYKNDPEILAMTNLIAAHQRNEILEFENILKSNRRTIMDDPFIRNYIEDLLKNVRTQVLLKLIKPYTRIRIPFVSKELNVPEKDVERLLVSLILDNRIDGHIDQVNRLLERADRSKGMKKYTAIEKWDTQLRSLYQTISNRVY; encoded by the exons ATGAAACAGATGATGCAATTGGAGAGATGTCATTTGCAGCAG GGGTTCAAAGCTTTGAAACAAACCGTTAAGCTTTATTATCGTTTGGGAAAGTATAAAGAAATGATGGATGCTTACAGGGAGATGCTTACATACGTTAAATCAGCAGTCACCCGCAACTACAGTGAGAAATGTATAAACAACATCATGGACTTCGTTTCTGGATCAGCTAGTCAGAATTTTGGCCTCCTGCAAGAATTTTATCAAACCACCTTAAAGGCTCTGGAAGAAGCAAAGAATGAG AGACTTTGGTTCAAAACAAATCTTAAGCTCTGCAAGATATGGTTTGATATGGGTGAATATGGGCGGATGAGCAAG ATTCTGAAAGAACTCCATAAATCTTGTCAACGAGAAGATGGCACAGATGACCAGAAGAAAGGCAGTCAACTTCTGGAGGTATATGCAATTGAGATTCAAATGTACACTGAGAACAAGAACAACAAAAAGCTTAAG CAATTATACCAAAGGGCACTGACAGTCAAGTCAGCAATTCCACATCCAAGGATAATGGGGATAATTCGAGAATGTGGTGGGAAGATGCATATGGCAGAGCGTCAATGGGCTGAGGCAGCGACAGATTTCTTTGAAGCTTTTAAGAATTACGATGAAGCTGGGAACCAAAGACGCATACAATGCTTAAA ATACCTGGTACTGGCTAATATGCTGATGGAATCTGAAGTGAATCCATTTGATGGTCAAGAGGCAAAGCC ATATAAAAATGATCCTGAGATTTTGGCGATGACAAACCTCATAGCAGCACATCAACGGAATGAAATATTGGAATTTGAGAATATCCTCAAG AGTAACAGAAGGACAATAATGGATGATCCATTCATACGGAATTATATTGAAGATCTATTGAAGAATGTCAGAACTCAAGTGCTGCTTAAGCTTATTAAACCTTATACAAGAATTCGGATTCCATTCGTATCCAAG GAACTCAATGTACCAGAAAAAGATGTTGAGCGACTGTTGGTTTCACTAATATTGGATAATCGTATTGATGGACATATTGATCAAGTGAACAGGCTATTAGAGCGCGCAGACAG GTCAAAGGGAATGAAGAAGTATACTGCCATCGAGAAATGGGACACACAACTTAGATCACTTTATCAAACTATCAGCAACCGTGTGTACTGA
- the LOC110660164 gene encoding probable serine/threonine-protein kinase PBL2 isoform X2, giving the protein MGNCCLKPAKCAHASSTNFSSGTTGSHNNELKQDSTTSSQKASLGSFKKSFETSAVDASVPGNLKSFSFSDLKNATKNFRSETLLGEGGFGCVFKGWLDENTLAPTKPGTGIVVAVKRLKAESFQGHKEWLAEVNYLGQLRHENLVKLIGYCAESENRLLVYEFMPKGSLESHLFRRDQPIPWATRMRIAIDVARGLSFLHGLNANVIYRDLKASNILLDSDYNARLSDFGLARDGPTGDNTHVSTKVVGTRGYAAPEYVATGHLTPKSDVYSFGVVMLELLSGRRAMDDERANFVEETLVDWAKPFLSDPRRVLRIMDTRLGGQYSKKGAQAAAALALQCLHTDPKNRPPMIDVLTALEKLNATKDVPTTLAPSKLDSHRIKHVNSPCRNNRATTNLI; this is encoded by the exons ATGGGAAACTGCTGTTTAAAACCAGCCAAGTGCGCTCATGCTTCTTCCACTAATTTTTCTTCTG GAACTACAGGGTCTCATAATAACGAGTTGAAGCAGGATTCTACCACTTCTTCGCAGAAAGCATCACTGGGAAGCTTTAAGAAATCTTTCGAAACAAGCGCGGTTGATGCATCTGTTCCCGGCAATCTCAAGTCCTTTAGCTTTAGTGACCTAAAGAATGCCACCAAGAACTTTCGCTCCGAAACATTGCTTGGAGAGGGTGGTTTTGGGTGCGTTTTCAAAGGATGGCTTGATGAGAATACTTTAGCTCCTACTAAACCTGGAACTGGGATTGTTGTGGCAGTAAAGAGGCTCAAGGCTGAAAGCTTTCAGGGCCATAAGGAGTGGCTT GCAGAAGTTAACTATCTAGGTCAGCTTCGTCATGAAAATCTGGTGAAGCTCATTGGGTATTGTGCTGAGTCTGAGAACAGACTTCTAGTTTATGAGTTTATGCCCAAGGGAAGTTTGGAGAGTCATTTATTCAGAA GGGATCAACCTATTCCCTGGGCTACACGGATGCGCATTGCCATTGATGTAGCAAGGGGATTATCCTTCTTACATGGTTTAAATGCCAATGTAATCTATCGTGACTTGAAGGCATCCAATATTCTACTTGATTCG GATTATAATGCGAGGCTTTCAGATTTTGGCCTAGCAAGAGATGGTCCTACAGGAGATAACACTCATGTTTCGACCAAAGTGGTGGGAACTCGGGGTTATGCTGCACCAGAATATGTAGCTACAG GTCACTTGACTCCAAAGAGCGATGTGTATAGCTTTGGTGTTGTCATGCTAGAATTACTATCAGGAAGAAGGGCAATGGATGATGAGAGAGCCAATTTTGTTGAAGAAACTCTGGTGGATTGGGCAAAACCTTTCCTGAGTGACCCCAGGCGAGTTTTGAGAATCATGGACACCAGATTGGGAGGTCAGTACTCCAAGAAAGGAGCCCAAGCTGCAGCTGCACTCGCATTGCAATGCCTGCACACAGATCCCAAAAATAGGCCACCAATGATTGATGTTCTGACTGCATTGGAAAAACTTAACGCAACAAAGGATGTGCCAACGACACTCGCTCCATCTAAGCTGGATAGTCACAGGATCAAGCACGTGAATAGTCCTTGCAGGAATAATAGAGCAACTACCAATTTGATATGA
- the LOC110660164 gene encoding probable serine/threonine-protein kinase PBL2 isoform X1, with amino-acid sequence MGNCCLKPAKCAHASSTNFSSGTTGSHNNELKQDSTTSSQKASLGSFKKSFETSAVDASVPGNLKSFSFSDLKNATKNFRSETLLGEGGFGCVFKGWLDENTLAPTKPGTGIVVAVKRLKAESFQGHKEWLAEVNYLGQLRHENLVKLIGYCAESENRLLVYEFMPKGSLESHLFRKGDQPIPWATRMRIAIDVARGLSFLHGLNANVIYRDLKASNILLDSDYNARLSDFGLARDGPTGDNTHVSTKVVGTRGYAAPEYVATGHLTPKSDVYSFGVVMLELLSGRRAMDDERANFVEETLVDWAKPFLSDPRRVLRIMDTRLGGQYSKKGAQAAAALALQCLHTDPKNRPPMIDVLTALEKLNATKDVPTTLAPSKLDSHRIKHVNSPCRNNRATTNLI; translated from the exons ATGGGAAACTGCTGTTTAAAACCAGCCAAGTGCGCTCATGCTTCTTCCACTAATTTTTCTTCTG GAACTACAGGGTCTCATAATAACGAGTTGAAGCAGGATTCTACCACTTCTTCGCAGAAAGCATCACTGGGAAGCTTTAAGAAATCTTTCGAAACAAGCGCGGTTGATGCATCTGTTCCCGGCAATCTCAAGTCCTTTAGCTTTAGTGACCTAAAGAATGCCACCAAGAACTTTCGCTCCGAAACATTGCTTGGAGAGGGTGGTTTTGGGTGCGTTTTCAAAGGATGGCTTGATGAGAATACTTTAGCTCCTACTAAACCTGGAACTGGGATTGTTGTGGCAGTAAAGAGGCTCAAGGCTGAAAGCTTTCAGGGCCATAAGGAGTGGCTT GCAGAAGTTAACTATCTAGGTCAGCTTCGTCATGAAAATCTGGTGAAGCTCATTGGGTATTGTGCTGAGTCTGAGAACAGACTTCTAGTTTATGAGTTTATGCCCAAGGGAAGTTTGGAGAGTCATTTATTCAGAA AAGGGGATCAACCTATTCCCTGGGCTACACGGATGCGCATTGCCATTGATGTAGCAAGGGGATTATCCTTCTTACATGGTTTAAATGCCAATGTAATCTATCGTGACTTGAAGGCATCCAATATTCTACTTGATTCG GATTATAATGCGAGGCTTTCAGATTTTGGCCTAGCAAGAGATGGTCCTACAGGAGATAACACTCATGTTTCGACCAAAGTGGTGGGAACTCGGGGTTATGCTGCACCAGAATATGTAGCTACAG GTCACTTGACTCCAAAGAGCGATGTGTATAGCTTTGGTGTTGTCATGCTAGAATTACTATCAGGAAGAAGGGCAATGGATGATGAGAGAGCCAATTTTGTTGAAGAAACTCTGGTGGATTGGGCAAAACCTTTCCTGAGTGACCCCAGGCGAGTTTTGAGAATCATGGACACCAGATTGGGAGGTCAGTACTCCAAGAAAGGAGCCCAAGCTGCAGCTGCACTCGCATTGCAATGCCTGCACACAGATCCCAAAAATAGGCCACCAATGATTGATGTTCTGACTGCATTGGAAAAACTTAACGCAACAAAGGATGTGCCAACGACACTCGCTCCATCTAAGCTGGATAGTCACAGGATCAAGCACGTGAATAGTCCTTGCAGGAATAATAGAGCAACTACCAATTTGATATGA